One Kitasatospora sp. NBC_01266 genomic window carries:
- a CDS encoding LysR substrate-binding domain-containing protein produces the protein MFDPVQLRSFLAVAQTGGFTRAAQRLGLRQSTVSQHVRRLEEAANRRLFLRDTHSVRLTSEGEAMLGFARTILEANEQAVGYFAQTQVRGRVRFGASEDFVYTELPQILRGFRRSNPQVDLELTVGLSGLLYEQLADGRLDLVLGKRPPTGGSPGRLVWQDELVWVGVEGFRVDPAEPLPLIVYPPPSFTRVRALEVCERAGRPWRIACTSTSLSGVRAAALAGLGVVPHASSLVPPDLRVLPDQVGLPELGSTEFVLSTGRTTARGPVRLLAEAVLADAFRLHRAPERQVP, from the coding sequence GTGTTCGATCCGGTTCAGCTGAGGTCCTTTCTCGCGGTCGCCCAGACCGGCGGTTTCACCCGGGCCGCCCAGCGGCTGGGGCTGCGGCAGTCCACCGTCAGCCAGCACGTGCGACGGCTGGAGGAGGCCGCCAACCGGCGGCTCTTCCTGCGCGACACCCACTCCGTGCGGCTGACCAGCGAGGGCGAGGCCATGCTCGGCTTCGCCCGGACGATCCTGGAGGCGAACGAGCAGGCGGTCGGCTACTTCGCGCAGACCCAGGTGCGCGGGCGGGTCCGGTTCGGCGCCTCCGAGGACTTCGTCTACACCGAACTGCCGCAGATCCTGCGCGGGTTCCGGCGCAGCAATCCCCAGGTCGACCTCGAACTCACCGTCGGCCTCAGCGGGTTGCTCTACGAGCAGCTGGCCGACGGGCGGCTCGACCTGGTGCTCGGCAAGCGCCCGCCGACCGGCGGCTCACCGGGTCGGCTGGTCTGGCAGGACGAGCTGGTGTGGGTCGGCGTCGAAGGCTTCCGGGTCGACCCGGCGGAGCCGCTGCCGCTGATCGTCTACCCGCCGCCCAGCTTCACCCGGGTCCGCGCGCTGGAGGTCTGCGAGCGGGCCGGGCGGCCCTGGCGGATCGCCTGCACCAGCACCAGCCTCTCCGGCGTGCGGGCCGCCGCGCTGGCCGGGCTCGGGGTGGTGCCGCACGCCAGCAGCCTGGTTCCGCCGGACCTGCGGGTGCTGCCCGACCAGGTGGGCCTGCCGGAACTCGGGAGTACCGAGTTCGTCCTCAGCACCGGCCGCACCACGGCGCGCGGCCCCGTGCGGCTGCTCGCCGAGGCCGTCCTCGCCGACGCGTTCCGGCTGCACCGGGCACCGGAGCGGCAGGTGCCCTGA
- the ureG gene encoding urease accessory protein UreG yields MTDDVLRVGIAGPVGSGKTALIEALVPVLIARGRRPAVVTNDIYTQEDAQHVRRNLAGLLDPERVVGVETGACPHTAVRDDPTMNLAAGAELLERFPDIDTLLYESGGDNLTLTFSPALVDMFFFVLDTAEGEKMPRKRGPGITDSDVLVINKVDIARYVRCDLTVMSADADRVREGRPVVLTNSLTGAGIEQVADLLESYRRVPA; encoded by the coding sequence ATGACGGACGACGTGCTCCGGGTGGGCATCGCCGGGCCGGTGGGCTCCGGCAAGACGGCGCTGATCGAGGCCCTGGTGCCGGTCCTGATCGCCCGGGGCCGGCGCCCGGCGGTGGTCACCAACGACATCTACACCCAGGAGGACGCCCAGCACGTGCGCCGCAACCTGGCCGGACTGCTGGACCCCGAGCGGGTGGTGGGCGTGGAGACCGGTGCCTGCCCGCACACCGCGGTCCGCGACGACCCGACGATGAACCTGGCGGCCGGCGCCGAACTCCTGGAACGCTTCCCGGACATCGACACGCTGCTCTACGAGTCGGGCGGCGACAATCTGACGCTGACCTTCAGTCCGGCGCTGGTCGACATGTTCTTCTTCGTGCTGGACACCGCCGAGGGCGAGAAGATGCCCCGCAAGCGAGGCCCGGGGATCACCGACTCGGACGTGCTGGTGATCAACAAGGTGGACATCGCCCGGTACGTGCGGTGCGACCTCACGGTGATGTCCGCCGACGCGGACCGGGTCCGCGAGGGCCGCCCGGTGGTGCTCACCAACAGCCTGACCGGCGCGGGCATCGAGCAGGTCGCCGATCTGCTGGAGAGCTACCGCAGGGTCCCCGCGTGA
- a CDS encoding ammonium transporter has translation MPTSIDTGNTAWLMASTAMVLLMTPGLAFFYGGMVKTKHVLVMLKMSFVCLAIVTLLWLAIGYSLAFGKDVGGYGLIGTPEHWMMHDIGMTSLQGSTGIPTVIFSCFQMAFAIITVALISGSIAGRATMRGWVWFAIAWTLLVYVPLAHWVFAPDGWVPAHLGALDFAGGLPVEINSGAAGLAVAIVVRKRKDFERETIRPHNLPLVVIGLALLWFGWFGFNAGSALQTGGTAPMAFLNTQLAAAGAMVGWPLIEKWKLGHVEMLGVAGAAVAGMVAITPSCGEISPVGALAVGFIAGVVCAFAINFKYRMGYDDTLDVVGVHGFGGIVGTLAIGLFATVQMSGKKGLFYGGGLGLLWRQAVAVVACAAFSFAATWLIAKVVEKTVGFRADEEYEHVPGQEEEQAYDDETVSEIRDRLLAARVPVTVGAAGTDGGAAAADHRLLAELREVLVRRDQEK, from the coding sequence ATGCCTACCTCAATCGACACGGGCAACACCGCCTGGCTGATGGCCAGTACCGCGATGGTGCTGCTGATGACGCCCGGCCTCGCCTTCTTCTACGGCGGCATGGTCAAGACCAAGCACGTGCTGGTCATGCTGAAGATGAGCTTCGTCTGCCTGGCCATCGTCACGCTGCTCTGGCTGGCCATCGGCTACAGCCTCGCCTTCGGCAAGGACGTCGGCGGCTACGGCCTGATCGGCACCCCCGAGCACTGGATGATGCACGACATCGGCATGACCAGCCTGCAAGGCAGCACGGGCATCCCGACCGTCATCTTCTCCTGCTTCCAGATGGCCTTCGCGATCATCACCGTGGCGCTGATCAGCGGTTCGATCGCCGGCCGGGCCACCATGCGCGGCTGGGTCTGGTTCGCGATCGCCTGGACCCTGCTGGTCTACGTGCCGCTGGCGCACTGGGTGTTCGCGCCGGACGGCTGGGTGCCCGCGCACCTCGGCGCGCTGGACTTCGCCGGCGGCCTGCCGGTGGAGATCAACTCCGGCGCGGCCGGGCTGGCGGTGGCGATCGTGGTGCGCAAGCGCAAGGACTTCGAGCGGGAGACCATCCGCCCGCACAACCTGCCGCTGGTGGTGATCGGCCTGGCACTGCTCTGGTTCGGCTGGTTCGGCTTCAACGCCGGCTCCGCGCTGCAGACCGGCGGCACCGCCCCGATGGCCTTCCTCAACACCCAACTCGCCGCCGCCGGCGCGATGGTGGGCTGGCCGCTGATCGAGAAGTGGAAGCTCGGCCACGTGGAGATGCTCGGGGTGGCCGGCGCGGCCGTCGCGGGCATGGTGGCGATCACCCCGTCCTGCGGTGAGATCTCGCCGGTCGGCGCGCTGGCGGTCGGCTTCATCGCCGGCGTGGTCTGCGCGTTCGCGATCAACTTCAAGTACCGGATGGGCTACGACGACACCCTCGACGTGGTCGGCGTGCACGGCTTCGGCGGCATCGTCGGGACGCTGGCCATCGGCCTGTTCGCCACCGTCCAGATGAGCGGCAAGAAGGGCCTGTTCTACGGCGGCGGCCTCGGCCTGCTCTGGCGCCAGGCCGTCGCGGTGGTGGCCTGTGCGGCGTTCTCCTTCGCGGCGACCTGGCTGATCGCCAAGGTGGTCGAGAAGACCGTCGGCTTCCGCGCGGACGAGGAGTACGAGCACGTCCCCGGCCAGGAGGAGGAGCAGGCCTATGACGACGAGACGGTCTCCGAGATCCGTGACCGCCTGCTGGCGGCCCGGGTGCCGGTGACCGTCGGTGCGGCCGGCACCGACGGCGGCGCCGCCGCCGCCGACCACCGGTTGCTCGCCGAACTCCGCGAGGTGCTGGTGCGCCGGGATCAGGAGAAGTGA
- a CDS encoding FtsK/SpoIIIE domain-containing protein: protein MADQPEAELCEAITRALAPLRLSAEGEEILAQTVSLPALLGVGDLDTFTPEEHWIEPHDEAVLQVPIGFDGEGLPLVLDLKESAQGGMGPHGLVVGATGSGKSELLRTLVSGLTTTHSPELLSLVLVDFKGVAPPSPGSPNCRTWQA, encoded by the coding sequence GTGGCCGACCAGCCGGAGGCCGAGCTGTGCGAGGCGATCACCCGCGCGCTGGCCCCGCTGCGGCTCTCCGCCGAGGGCGAGGAGATCCTGGCCCAGACCGTCTCGCTGCCCGCGCTGCTGGGCGTCGGCGACCTGGACACCTTCACCCCCGAGGAGCACTGGATCGAGCCGCACGACGAGGCCGTGCTCCAGGTGCCGATCGGCTTCGACGGCGAGGGCCTGCCGCTGGTGCTCGACCTCAAGGAGTCGGCGCAGGGCGGCATGGGCCCGCACGGCCTGGTGGTCGGCGCGACCGGCTCGGGCAAGAGCGAGCTGCTGCGCACCCTGGTCAGCGGGCTGACCACGACCCACTCGCCGGAGCTGCTGAGCCTGGTGCTGGTCGACTTCAAGGGGGTGGCGCCACCTTCGCCGGGGTCACCGAACTGCCGCACGTGGCAGGCCTGA
- a CDS encoding bile acid:sodium symporter family protein, whose translation MPSPNRSLCSQISRRLRVDPFIASLLGTVALAALLPARGAAAPAVSGAAEGAVAVLFFLYGARLSAREALDGLKQWRLHGSVTAVTFGLFPALGLAAHLLVPYVLSPELYQGLLFLTLLPSTVQSSIAFTSIARGNTAAAVCGATFSSLFGIVLTPLLAAALLNTRGGVSAGSILQIAEQLLLPFLAGQVLRRWIAAWMARHRTVLGLVDRGSVLLVVYSAFSAAVVGGVWSTLSLPRLGALFLVEAVLLALVLTATLLLGGRLGFGRSDLIVMVFCGSKKSLASGVPMASVLFPGPAAGMIVLPLMLFHQLQLMVCAFLARRWGAESPAAEAGRAAVPAYAGRS comes from the coding sequence ATGCCCAGCCCGAACCGTTCGCTCTGCTCCCAGATATCCCGGCGCCTGCGGGTGGACCCGTTCATCGCCTCGCTGCTGGGCACCGTCGCGCTGGCCGCCCTGCTCCCGGCCCGGGGCGCCGCCGCACCGGCCGTCTCCGGCGCCGCCGAAGGCGCGGTCGCCGTGCTCTTCTTCCTCTACGGCGCCCGGCTCTCCGCCCGGGAGGCGCTGGACGGGCTGAAGCAGTGGCGGCTGCACGGCTCCGTGACCGCCGTGACCTTCGGGCTCTTCCCCGCGCTCGGACTGGCCGCCCACCTGCTGGTGCCGTACGTGCTGTCGCCGGAGCTCTACCAGGGCCTGCTCTTCCTGACCCTGCTGCCCTCCACCGTGCAGTCCTCGATCGCCTTCACCTCCATCGCCCGGGGCAACACCGCGGCGGCGGTCTGCGGCGCGACCTTCTCCAGCCTGTTCGGCATCGTGCTGACGCCGCTGCTCGCCGCCGCCCTGTTGAACACCAGGGGCGGCGTGTCGGCCGGCTCGATCCTCCAGATCGCCGAACAGCTCCTGCTGCCCTTCCTCGCGGGCCAGGTGCTGCGCCGCTGGATCGCCGCGTGGATGGCCCGCCACCGCACCGTCCTCGGCCTGGTGGACCGCGGCTCGGTCCTGCTGGTGGTCTACAGCGCGTTCAGCGCCGCCGTGGTGGGCGGTGTGTGGAGCACCCTGTCGCTGCCCCGCCTGGGGGCGCTCTTCCTGGTCGAGGCGGTGCTGCTGGCGCTGGTCCTCACCGCCACCCTGCTGCTCGGGGGCCGGCTGGGGTTCGGCCGGTCCGACCTGATCGTGATGGTCTTCTGCGGCTCGAAGAAGAGCCTGGCCAGCGGGGTGCCGATGGCCAGCGTCCTGTTCCCGGGCCCGGCCGCCGGGATGATCGTGCTGCCGCTGATGCTCTTCCACCAACTGCAGCTGATGGTCTGCGCGTTCCTCGCCCGCCGGTGGGGCGCCGAGTCCCCGGCGGCCGAGGCGGGGCGGGCGGCGGTGCCGGCCTACGCCGGGCGGTCCTGA
- a CDS encoding urease accessory protein UreF, with product MTATALDALLVSLQLTDSAFPSGLYTLSHGLEGYLQAKRVDQRSMPELLVDLLRHAVGPADATALALANRAALDGDWAAVAEVDQRLFAGKLNRELRLAAVRTGRQLLDTAQLALGGEALERYAELVTAKRSPGCQAVAAGVAYAAGGVAAEQAVASDLFAFSVSFVSAALRLRLTDHRRAQSTLRGIAPVIKEVTGDALRRELADLGGCVPIADAMSARHERAEARMFAS from the coding sequence GTGACCGCCACCGCGCTGGACGCCCTGCTGGTCAGCCTGCAGCTGACCGACTCCGCCTTCCCCAGCGGCCTCTACACCCTCTCGCACGGCCTGGAGGGCTATCTGCAGGCCAAGCGGGTGGACCAGCGGAGCATGCCGGAGCTGCTGGTCGACCTGCTGCGCCACGCGGTCGGCCCGGCGGACGCCACCGCGCTCGCGCTGGCCAACCGGGCGGCCCTGGACGGGGACTGGGCGGCCGTGGCCGAGGTGGACCAGCGACTGTTCGCCGGCAAGCTCAACCGCGAGCTGCGGCTGGCCGCCGTCCGGACCGGGCGGCAGCTGCTGGACACCGCCCAACTGGCCCTGGGCGGGGAGGCGTTGGAGCGCTATGCCGAGCTGGTGACGGCCAAGCGCTCGCCCGGCTGCCAGGCGGTGGCCGCCGGGGTGGCGTACGCGGCCGGCGGGGTGGCGGCCGAACAGGCGGTGGCGAGCGACCTGTTCGCCTTCTCGGTCAGCTTCGTCTCGGCGGCGCTGCGGCTGCGGCTGACCGACCACCGGCGGGCCCAGAGCACGCTGCGCGGGATCGCGCCGGTGATCAAGGAGGTCACCGGGGACGCGCTGCGGCGGGAGTTGGCGGACCTGGGCGGCTGCGTGCCGATCGCCGACGCCATGTCGGCCCGCCACGAGCGGGCGGAGGCCAGGATGTTCGCTTCCTGA
- a CDS encoding ammonium transporter has product MLDSGNSAWLMMAAAMVLLMAPGLAFFYGGMVRTGQVIAMLKMCFVCVVLVTIIWFTVGYSLAFGEDAGGLGVIGGVDHLFMSGVGMDSATAGVPTVAFSVFHMSFAIVTVALISGSVAGRATMRGWIAFVCAWTLLVYIPMAHWVFSPDGWVARQVGAVDFSGGTVVELSSGAAGLALALVAGKRQDFERTRIRPHNLPLVVVGLSLLWFGWFGFNTGSSLGTPGAAAMGVMNTQLAAGAAMAGWALTVWLRARKVGLLDMCMGAVTGMVAMTPLAGGVSLAWATVIGFLAGLTCAFAISWKYRFGVDDTLDVVGIHGWGGLFGMVMVGLAATGAMTGKKGVFYGGGWDLLGRQLVAVLVLGLFSFGMTALIGKVVDRTVGLRQQTAAEEHEQVYQNDWDAQFKEIADALRGSEEQALTRTGPDASALLEQVRRMLAADPE; this is encoded by the coding sequence ATGCTCGACTCGGGCAACTCCGCCTGGCTGATGATGGCCGCCGCCATGGTGCTGCTGATGGCACCGGGCCTGGCCTTCTTCTACGGCGGCATGGTGAGGACCGGTCAGGTCATCGCCATGCTCAAGATGTGCTTCGTCTGCGTGGTCCTGGTGACCATCATCTGGTTCACCGTCGGCTACTCGTTGGCCTTCGGCGAGGACGCCGGCGGGCTCGGCGTGATCGGCGGCGTGGACCACCTGTTCATGTCCGGGGTCGGCATGGACAGCGCCACCGCGGGCGTGCCGACCGTGGCCTTCTCGGTCTTCCACATGTCGTTCGCCATCGTGACCGTCGCGCTGATCAGCGGCTCGGTCGCCGGTCGGGCGACGATGCGCGGCTGGATCGCCTTCGTCTGCGCCTGGACACTGCTGGTCTACATCCCGATGGCGCACTGGGTGTTCTCGCCGGACGGCTGGGTCGCCCGGCAGGTCGGCGCGGTCGACTTCTCCGGTGGCACGGTCGTCGAACTGAGCTCGGGCGCGGCCGGGTTGGCGCTGGCCCTGGTGGCCGGCAAGCGGCAGGACTTCGAGCGGACCAGGATCCGGCCGCACAACCTGCCGCTGGTCGTGGTCGGGCTTTCGCTGCTCTGGTTCGGCTGGTTCGGCTTCAACACCGGCTCCTCGCTGGGGACTCCGGGCGCGGCCGCGATGGGCGTGATGAACACCCAGCTGGCGGCGGGCGCCGCGATGGCCGGCTGGGCGCTGACCGTCTGGCTGCGGGCTCGCAAGGTCGGCCTGCTGGACATGTGCATGGGCGCGGTCACCGGAATGGTCGCGATGACCCCGCTGGCCGGTGGCGTCAGCCTGGCCTGGGCCACGGTGATCGGCTTCCTGGCCGGTCTGACCTGCGCCTTCGCGATCAGCTGGAAGTACCGCTTCGGGGTGGACGACACGCTGGACGTGGTCGGCATCCACGGCTGGGGCGGGCTGTTCGGCATGGTGATGGTGGGCCTGGCGGCCACCGGCGCGATGACCGGCAAGAAGGGCGTCTTCTACGGCGGCGGTTGGGACCTGCTGGGGCGCCAGCTGGTGGCGGTGCTGGTGCTCGGGCTCTTCTCGTTCGGGATGACCGCGCTGATCGGCAAGGTGGTCGACCGCACCGTGGGCCTGCGCCAGCAGACCGCGGCCGAGGAGCACGAGCAGGTCTACCAGAACGACTGGGACGCCCAGTTCAAGGAGATCGCGGACGCCCTGCGGGGCAGCGAGGAGCAGGCCCTGACCCGGACCGGTCCGGACGCGAGCGCGCTGCTGGAGCAGGTCCGGCGGATGCTGGCGGCCGACCCGGAGTAG
- the ureC gene encoding urease subunit alpha, with protein sequence MAVIPRRQYTDLFGPTVGDRFHLADTNLVVEVERDHNQGHYGDEAVYGGGKGIRDGMAQDPAATNLHGALDLVITNVVVLDPVLGVVKGDIGVRDGFITAVGKAGNPRLQSGVHPKLVIGPGTEVISGEHLIATAGGIDTHIHFIAPQQVQEGLSNGITTLIGGGTGPTDGTNGTTCTPGPWNIGRMYQAVEDLPVNVGLLGKGNASLPEALREQVEAGVCGLKIHEDWGTTPAAIDTALKVADEYDVQVAIHTDTLNESGFYEDTLSAIDGRTIHTFHTEGAGGGHAPDIMRIAGEPNVLPSSTNPTLPYTVNSIDELLDMVMVCHHLSHHIPEDVAFADSRVRCETVAAETVLHDEGVISIFSSDSQAMGRIGESFARAFQTAHHCKDQRGKLAGDRERNDNFRVLRYLAKLTINPAIASGTAEYIGSLESGKLADIVLWPINSFAAKPKLVIKGGMVNWALMGDPNASLPTTQPIYYRPMYGAYGRARQATRVSFMSQAAVERGVPAELGLESRVLPVRSCRTVGKQHMVRNDATPRIEVDPETYRVTLDGVPATIAPAETLPLNHLFYLA encoded by the coding sequence ATGGCGGTCATCCCCCGCAGGCAGTACACCGATCTGTTCGGCCCCACGGTCGGCGACCGCTTCCACCTGGCTGACACCAACCTGGTGGTCGAGGTCGAACGGGACCACAACCAGGGCCACTACGGCGACGAGGCCGTCTACGGCGGCGGCAAGGGCATCCGGGACGGCATGGCCCAGGATCCGGCGGCCACCAACCTGCACGGCGCGCTCGACCTGGTGATCACCAACGTGGTGGTGCTGGACCCGGTGCTCGGCGTCGTCAAGGGCGACATCGGTGTCCGGGACGGCTTCATCACCGCGGTCGGCAAAGCGGGAAATCCGCGCCTGCAGAGCGGAGTTCACCCGAAACTGGTGATCGGTCCGGGCACCGAGGTGATCTCCGGCGAGCACCTGATCGCCACGGCCGGAGGCATCGACACCCACATCCACTTCATCGCCCCGCAGCAGGTCCAGGAGGGCCTGAGCAACGGCATCACCACGCTGATCGGCGGCGGCACCGGCCCGACCGACGGCACCAACGGCACCACCTGCACGCCCGGTCCCTGGAACATCGGGCGGATGTACCAGGCAGTGGAGGACCTGCCGGTCAACGTCGGCCTGCTCGGCAAGGGCAACGCCTCGCTGCCCGAGGCGCTGCGCGAGCAGGTCGAGGCGGGCGTCTGCGGCCTGAAGATCCACGAGGACTGGGGCACCACCCCGGCCGCGATCGACACCGCGCTCAAGGTGGCCGACGAGTACGACGTGCAGGTGGCGATCCACACCGACACGCTCAACGAGTCCGGCTTCTACGAGGACACCCTGTCGGCGATCGACGGCCGCACCATCCACACCTTCCACACCGAGGGCGCGGGCGGCGGCCACGCCCCGGACATCATGCGGATCGCCGGGGAGCCCAACGTGCTGCCCTCGTCGACGAATCCGACCCTGCCCTACACCGTCAACTCGATCGACGAGCTGCTCGACATGGTGATGGTCTGCCACCACCTGAGCCACCACATCCCCGAGGACGTCGCGTTCGCCGACTCCCGGGTGCGCTGCGAGACGGTGGCGGCCGAGACGGTGCTCCACGACGAGGGCGTGATCAGCATCTTCTCCTCGGACTCGCAGGCGATGGGCCGGATCGGCGAGTCCTTCGCGCGGGCCTTCCAGACCGCGCACCACTGCAAGGACCAGCGCGGCAAGCTGGCCGGCGACAGGGAGCGCAACGACAACTTCCGGGTGCTGCGCTACCTGGCCAAGCTCACCATCAACCCGGCGATCGCCTCCGGCACCGCCGAGTACATCGGCTCGCTGGAGTCGGGCAAGCTGGCCGACATCGTGCTCTGGCCGATCAACTCCTTCGCCGCCAAGCCCAAGTTGGTGATCAAGGGCGGCATGGTCAACTGGGCGCTGATGGGCGACCCGAACGCCTCGCTGCCGACCACCCAGCCGATCTACTACCGCCCGATGTACGGCGCCTACGGCAGGGCCCGGCAGGCCACCCGGGTCTCGTTCATGTCGCAGGCGGCTGTCGAGCGCGGGGTTCCCGCCGAACTCGGCCTGGAAAGCCGGGTGTTGCCGGTCCGGAGCTGCCGCACGGTGGGCAAGCAGCACATGGTGCGCAACGACGCCACACCGCGGATCGAGGTCGACCCGGAGACCTACAGGGTCACCCTGGACGGCGTCCCGGCCACCATCGCGCCGGCCGAGACGCTGCCGCTCAACCACCTGTTCTACCTCGCGTGA
- a CDS encoding urease accessory protein UreD, whose amino-acid sequence MTVRLAPAHYEPARVPAQLRRYAGRPDALGVGAPGKVGLLELGFEQRGGRTELVSHYQKSPLQIMRPLYFDPGRPDLAITYLMSTGGGIVQADRLRLDLRCGADTAVHLTTQAATKVHRMDADYATQQVFLTADAGAYVEYLPEPTIPYRDSRFYQRTVITVDPSATVLAAETVLAGRLARGERNAYQVFAADLEWRRPDGRLFALDTVRLEPGGPASGGSASGVGGPAVLGRHDLVAGFFVVTPLAPAALVADTLHEALADCGLLYGASVLPEDTGAWLRVLGDDSPAVGAALLRAWDAVRRLLIGVPAPVIRKA is encoded by the coding sequence GTGACGGTCCGGCTGGCGCCCGCGCACTACGAGCCGGCTCGCGTCCCCGCCCAGCTGCGGCGGTACGCGGGCCGGCCGGACGCGCTCGGCGTCGGTGCGCCCGGCAAGGTCGGCCTGCTCGAACTCGGCTTCGAACAGCGCGGTGGCCGAACGGAGTTGGTGAGCCACTACCAGAAGTCGCCGCTGCAGATCATGCGCCCGCTGTACTTCGACCCGGGCCGCCCGGACCTGGCGATCACCTATCTGATGTCCACCGGCGGCGGCATCGTGCAGGCCGACCGGCTGCGCCTGGACCTGCGCTGCGGTGCGGACACGGCGGTGCACCTCACCACCCAGGCGGCCACCAAGGTCCACCGGATGGACGCCGACTACGCGACCCAGCAGGTCTTCCTGACCGCCGACGCGGGCGCCTACGTCGAGTACCTGCCCGAGCCGACCATCCCGTACCGCGACTCGCGCTTCTACCAGCGCACGGTGATCACGGTCGACCCCTCGGCCACCGTGCTGGCCGCCGAGACCGTGCTGGCCGGGCGGCTGGCCCGCGGCGAGCGCAACGCGTACCAGGTGTTCGCCGCCGACCTGGAGTGGCGCCGGCCCGACGGCCGGCTGTTCGCCCTGGACACCGTACGGCTGGAACCGGGCGGCCCGGCCTCGGGCGGCTCGGCCTCGGGGGTCGGCGGACCGGCTGTGCTGGGCCGCCACGACCTGGTCGCCGGGTTCTTCGTGGTGACACCGCTGGCGCCCGCCGCGCTGGTCGCCGACACCCTGCACGAGGCGCTGGCCGACTGCGGGCTGCTGTACGGCGCGAGCGTGCTGCCCGAGGACACCGGGGCCTGGCTGCGGGTGCTGGGCGACGACTCCCCCGCCGTCGGCGCGGCCCTGCTGCGCGCCTGGGACGCCGTGCGGCGGCTGCTGATCGGCGTGCCGGCTCCGGTGATCCGCAAGGCCTGA
- a CDS encoding FtsK/SpoIIIE domain-containing protein, whose translation MAGLITNLVDDLALVDRVRDALQGEQQRRQKMLRDAGNLDSVREYQLRRAAGQNGPAGRPLEPLPYLLIIVDEFGELLTGRPDFIDLFVQIGRVGRSLGMHLLLASQRLEEGRLRGLESNLAYRICLRTFSAAESRTVIGSPDAYRLPPIPGSAYLKVGDGELERLRVAHVSGPHRSAEERAADQGQGRPEVAEFGLRTAPDPLAEAERVAAERRGPERPRPLLAGPTEMQVLVHRLARAGQPVHQVWLPPLPPALPLDALTGPVSLKPDHGLLAEWWPQHGELKLPVGVLDVPLRQSQHPVVLDFAQEHGHLALIGAPQSGKSTFLRTLLLSAMLTHTPDQLQFSCLDFGGGTLLPFERSPHVSAVAGRHESARVRRSLAEVAQLIGERERLFRELGLDSVAGFRRRREAGELPAGTRGADVFLLIDNWGAARAELDDLDALLLDIAARGAGRLPAAGPRDRPAPGDRPPGGRQQPHPADRTAAHPAA comes from the coding sequence GTGGCAGGCCTGATCACCAACCTGGTGGACGACCTCGCGCTGGTCGACCGGGTCCGCGACGCGCTCCAGGGCGAGCAGCAGCGCCGCCAGAAGATGCTGCGCGACGCCGGCAACCTGGACTCGGTGCGCGAGTATCAGCTGCGGCGGGCGGCCGGGCAGAACGGTCCGGCCGGCCGGCCGCTGGAGCCGCTGCCCTACCTGCTGATCATCGTCGACGAGTTCGGTGAACTCCTCACCGGTCGGCCCGACTTCATCGACCTCTTCGTGCAGATCGGCCGGGTCGGCCGCAGCCTGGGCATGCACCTGCTGCTGGCCTCGCAGCGCCTCGAGGAAGGGCGACTGCGCGGCCTGGAGTCCAACCTGGCCTACCGGATCTGCCTGCGCACCTTCTCGGCCGCCGAGTCCCGCACGGTGATCGGCAGCCCGGACGCCTACCGGCTGCCGCCGATCCCCGGTTCGGCCTATCTCAAGGTCGGCGACGGGGAGTTGGAGCGCCTGCGGGTCGCCCACGTGTCCGGCCCGCACCGCTCGGCCGAGGAGCGCGCGGCCGACCAGGGCCAGGGCCGCCCCGAGGTGGCGGAGTTCGGGCTGCGCACCGCGCCCGACCCGCTGGCCGAGGCCGAGCGGGTCGCCGCCGAGCGGCGCGGGCCCGAGCGTCCCCGTCCGCTGCTGGCCGGGCCCACCGAGATGCAGGTGCTGGTGCACCGGCTGGCCAGGGCCGGGCAGCCGGTGCACCAGGTCTGGCTGCCGCCGCTGCCGCCCGCGCTGCCGCTGGACGCGCTGACCGGGCCCGTCTCGCTCAAGCCGGACCACGGCCTGCTCGCCGAGTGGTGGCCGCAGCACGGCGAACTCAAGCTCCCGGTCGGCGTGCTGGACGTGCCGCTGCGCCAGTCCCAGCACCCGGTGGTGCTCGACTTCGCCCAGGAACACGGCCACCTGGCGCTGATCGGTGCCCCGCAGTCCGGCAAGAGCACCTTCCTGCGCACCCTGCTGCTCTCCGCGATGCTCACCCACACGCCCGACCAACTCCAGTTCAGCTGCCTGGACTTCGGCGGCGGCACGCTGCTGCCCTTCGAGCGCTCGCCGCACGTCAGCGCGGTGGCGGGCCGGCACGAGAGCGCCAGGGTCCGCCGGTCGCTCGCCGAGGTCGCCCAGCTGATCGGCGAACGCGAGCGGCTGTTCCGCGAGTTGGGCCTGGACTCGGTGGCCGGGTTCCGCCGCCGTCGGGAGGCCGGCGAACTGCCGGCCGGCACCCGGGGCGCGGACGTCTTCCTGCTGATCGACAACTGGGGCGCGGCCCGCGCCGAACTGGACGACCTGGACGCGCTGCTGCTGGACATCGCCGCTCGCGGCGCTGGCCGACTACCTGCCGCAGGCCCGCGAGATCGTCCTGCACCTGGTGATCGCCCGCCGGGTGGCCGGCAGCAGCCGCACCCAGCTGACCGAACCGCTGCTCACCCGGCTGCGTGA